The following are encoded together in the Jaculus jaculus isolate mJacJac1 chromosome 3, mJacJac1.mat.Y.cur, whole genome shotgun sequence genome:
- the LOC123459460 gene encoding probable ATP-dependent RNA helicase DDX10, translating to MVDDERYKEDGEALLILLPSEEQGMVQQLPQKKVPVKEIKKYLIHTSLAFLLPVPILQEQNESVRIRKTNVQKKLESFLGQDQDLKERAQRCFVSYIRLVYLMKHKEVFDVSKLPIPEYALFLGLAVPPRVQFLQKKEKQPTKILSRSPKTEETQPWAPTLTNDCVENFRAYLSEKMSILQKSGKVLERTEYRLANGSRDGEQEEEEEEEDEVMEEKLSKATGLQTECVPKVNETQKVKEVPVRFLDRNDEEEDEPDADFVMVKQCDMFGLYLKENKALHVSLFPMMRLLLSFLHSACLWGTQKKQKQKQVDLERWLSGEWLMALSWPGVDSPLPR from the exons ATGGTTGATGATGAAAG GTACAAAGAGGATGGAGAAGCGTTGTTAATTTTGCTCCCCTCTGAAGAACAAGGGATGGTGCAGCAGCTTCCCCAGAAGAAGGTACCTGTGAAGGAAATCAA gaaatacctAATCCATACCTCCTTAGCCTTCTTACTCCCAGTTCCCATTTTGCAGGAGCAAAATGAATCAGTCAGAATCAGGAAAACAA ATGTGCAGAAGAAATTGGAATCCTTTTTAGGCCAAGatcaagatttaaaagaaagagcTCAAAGG tgTTTTGTCTCCTATATACGTTTAGTATATCTTATGAAGCACAAAGAAGTATTTGATGTGAGCAAGTTACCTATTCCCGAATATGCACT GTTTCTTGGTCTTGCTGTTCCACCAAGAGTACAATTTCTTCAGAAAAAGGAGAAACAGCCCACTAAAATATTGAGCAGGAGTCCAAAAACTGAAGAAACTCAGCCTTGGGCTCCCACCCTCACCAATGACTGTGTGGAAAATTTTAGAGCCTATTTGAGTGAGAAAATGTCCATTCTTCAGAAAAGTGGGAAAGTTCTAGAAAGGACAGAATACAGACTGGCTAATGGTAGTAGGGATGGAgaacaggaagaagaggaggaggaggaagatgaagtaATGGAAGAGAAACTGAGCAAAGCAACAGGGCTCCAGACTGAATGTGTTCCCAAAGTTAATGAGACACAGAAGGTGAAGGAAGTTCCTGTGCGGTTCTTGGACAGAAAtgatgaggaggaagatgagcctGATGCTGATTTCGTGATGGTGAAGCAGTGTGACATGTTTGGTTTGTATCTTAAAGAGAATAAAGCATTACATGTAAGTTTGTTCCCAATGATGAGACTTCTGTTGTCCTTTCTTCATAGTGCTTGTCTTTGGGGAactcaaaaaaaacagaaacaaaaacaagtggacctggagagatggctgagtggtgagtggttaatggcactttcTTGGCCTGGGgttgattctccactacccaggTAA